One Erpetoichthys calabaricus chromosome 9, fErpCal1.3, whole genome shotgun sequence genomic region harbors:
- the LOC127529113 gene encoding uncharacterized protein LOC127529113: MMALGLLILLIGGVLNEVGATTLGGEATETTPVRWWWNDSTKPRRQENTTCLENQSCNVLNITTGDGCTIYSSNLKVPGVKPQKYLIECSENLNITWTSKVTWCMGPWNGSKVQCEDNATSSEYTSNKTGPIGWINATEIINRTIPMLAIAVWARTPITRQSHVEPIIDTCKLVSMTAKRTKVTWQVTFPLLPQCKRAKRAWYDTFLGGVGTTLGTLNTVDNEITANKLENVGRHTHKVADQMARWLPQSMVSHQQTVNWEQRASDWIITASNDTRWLNVSTFMNWTVCTFNILQAQIQKNNMQMALRTNNMQIWQDIWNISSSLWLTVKPEYIRCNDTICNGYWFQYNVTTMITLCRYHILPVVAHGYPLVLLIIIIALMTIFNCYVFCVLKRINNRAQQTRLLILR, from the exons atgatggctctgggtcttttgatattact aattgggggTGTTCTGAATGAAGTAGGAGCCACCACATTAGGAGGCGAGGCAACGGAGACGACTCCGGTCCGATGGTGGTGGAACGATTCCACTAAGCCCAGACGTCAGGAGAACACCACGTGTCTGGAGAATCAGTCTTGCAATGTCCTCAACATTACGACTGGTGACGGGTGCACCATCTACTCCTCGAACTTGAAGGTGCCGGGGGTAAAACCACAGAAGTATCTGATTGAGtgctctgaaaacttaaatattacctggACGTCGAAAGTAACTTGGTGTATGGGGCCCTGGAACGGCTCCAAGGTACAGTGCGAGGACAATGCAACATCAAGCGAATACACCTCTAATAAGACTGGGCCCATTGGCTGGATCAatgcaactgaaattattaacaggactataccaatgcttgctatagccgtgtgggctagaacccccataacgagacagtcacatgtagaaccaataattgacacatgtaaacttgtttctatgacagcaaaaaggactaaggttacatggcaagtgacgtttccactgttgccacagtgtaagcgtgctaaacgggcatggtatgacactttcttaggaggggttggcaccaccctaggaactttaaacaccgtagataatgaaataactgcaaacaagcttgagaatgtgggacgacatactcacaaagtggcagaccaaatggctaggtggttacctcagtccatggtctctcatcagcaaacagtaaactgggaacaacgcgcttcagattggATAATCACGGCTAGCAATGACACTCGATGGCTAAATGTGTCAACTTTCATGAActggactgtatgcacttttaacatattacaagcacagatacagaaaaataacatgcaaatggctttaaggactaataatatgcaaatatggcaAGATATATGGAACATTAGCAGTAGCTTATGGTTAACGGTTAAACCTGAATATATTAGGTGTAATGATACAATATGTAATGGGTATtggtttcaatataatgttaccactatgataaccttgtgtagatatcacattttacctgttgttgcacacggataccctttggtgctgcttattattattattgctttaatgactatattcaattgctatgtgttttgtgttttaaaacgaaTTAATAATAGAGCACAACAGACAAGGTTGCTGATTTTGCGCTGA